The following proteins are encoded in a genomic region of Leptospira wolbachii serovar Codice str. CDC:
- the dxr gene encoding 1-deoxy-D-xylulose-5-phosphate reductoisomerase, with protein MVGVSVLGISGSVGSSTVKVLRQFRDSFSLRSFSVHSNLELAKSLIEEFSPEVVSITDSKLEGKFGSKYKTTTILYGEDSLSDLVQLATVDVVVTAVVGARGVKPTIAAIEAGKKIAIANKETLVTFGPLINRLVAKHGTLMVPVDSEHNALFQLIEREKRSNIRAITLTASGGSFRTLPIEELEHVSVKQALNHPTWSMGPKITVDSAGLINKGLEVIEAHFLFGFSYDEIEVVIHPQSLTHGIIETLDGACLQYTSHPDMIYPIAHSLFYPTPTPKMLIERKPSTWKTLEFFPPDLGRYPGLTLAYQAGRAGGVSPSVFNAANEEAVALFLEERISFTAIPKLIESALNKISNSFPDDLEGYLEKDRETRSYIQKEFVRGGVTI; from the coding sequence ATGGTTGGAGTATCTGTATTAGGAATTTCTGGTTCTGTTGGTTCTTCTACTGTGAAGGTCCTCCGGCAATTTAGAGATTCCTTTTCTTTACGTAGTTTTTCGGTTCATTCGAACTTGGAACTTGCCAAATCACTGATCGAGGAATTTTCACCGGAAGTGGTGTCTATCACCGATTCTAAGTTAGAGGGAAAGTTTGGATCAAAATACAAAACCACTACCATTCTCTATGGGGAAGATTCTCTTTCTGATTTAGTGCAATTGGCCACTGTGGATGTTGTTGTCACAGCAGTCGTTGGAGCACGCGGGGTGAAACCTACTATTGCGGCCATCGAAGCTGGTAAAAAAATTGCCATTGCTAATAAAGAAACTCTCGTTACCTTTGGACCACTGATCAATCGTTTGGTGGCAAAACATGGAACGCTGATGGTTCCTGTAGATTCCGAACACAATGCACTCTTTCAGTTGATTGAAAGAGAAAAAAGATCCAATATACGTGCAATCACACTCACGGCTTCGGGAGGAAGTTTTCGCACTCTTCCGATTGAAGAACTAGAGCACGTGTCCGTAAAACAGGCATTAAACCATCCTACTTGGTCTATGGGCCCCAAAATCACTGTAGACTCGGCAGGTCTTATCAATAAGGGCCTGGAAGTGATAGAGGCACACTTTTTATTTGGATTTTCTTATGATGAAATTGAAGTGGTGATCCACCCGCAATCTTTGACTCACGGAATCATTGAAACTCTTGACGGGGCTTGTTTGCAATACACAAGCCATCCCGATATGATTTATCCTATTGCTCATTCTTTATTCTATCCAACACCCACACCGAAAATGCTTATTGAAAGAAAACCTTCCACTTGGAAAACATTAGAATTTTTTCCGCCGGATCTAGGTCGGTATCCAGGTCTTACGCTTGCCTACCAAGCAGGGAGGGCAGGGGGTGTCTCACCTTCTGTATTCAATGCAGCCAATGAAGAGGCTGTGGCTTTATTTTTAGAAGAAAGGATTTCCTTTACCGCCATTCCTAAGTTAATCGAATCGGCATTAAACAAAATCTCCAATTCCTTCCCTGATGATTTGGAAGGATACTTAGAAAAAGATAGAGAAACTCGTAGTTATATTCAGAAAGAATTTGTTAGAGGGGGAGTGACTATATGA
- the trpB gene encoding tryptophan synthase subunit beta — MGKNLPGYFGEFGGRYSPEILTEALEELESTYQKLKKSKKFKKELEYYLRNYVGRPSPLTYAERLTKQWGGARIWLKREDLNHTGAHKINNAIGQALIARFMGKKRIIAETGAGQHGLATATVGAMFGMETVVYMGAVDVQRQNLNAKKIEMLGAKILPVTAGEATLKEATSEAMRDWALNVSTTHYIVGSAIGPHPFPTIVRDFQSVIGVEAKSQFKKQNKKLPSAIVACVGGGSNSIGMFHTFLKDKQVAIYGAEAGGLGPKPGEHSATLTYGKTGFLHGTKTLIIQDESGQIVPAHSVSAGLDYPGVGPEHAYLSQTGRVDYRMVTDEQALDCFLEVTRIEGIIPALETAHAFHVARDVARDLGKKKDLIICLSGRGDKDVTEVLRLLGERSK, encoded by the coding sequence ATGGGCAAAAACCTACCTGGTTATTTTGGTGAATTCGGTGGCCGTTACTCTCCTGAGATTTTAACGGAAGCATTAGAAGAACTTGAATCCACCTATCAAAAGTTAAAGAAAAGTAAGAAGTTCAAAAAAGAACTCGAATACTATTTACGGAACTATGTCGGAAGACCTAGTCCGCTGACCTATGCCGAACGTCTCACCAAACAATGGGGAGGTGCTCGTATTTGGCTCAAACGTGAAGATCTAAACCATACAGGTGCTCATAAAATCAATAATGCCATCGGACAGGCGCTCATCGCAAGGTTCATGGGAAAAAAACGAATCATTGCTGAAACTGGTGCGGGCCAACATGGCCTTGCGACTGCCACTGTGGGGGCTATGTTTGGAATGGAAACGGTTGTCTATATGGGTGCTGTTGACGTTCAAAGGCAAAACCTCAATGCCAAAAAAATTGAAATGTTAGGTGCTAAGATCCTTCCTGTCACAGCAGGAGAAGCTACTCTCAAAGAAGCGACGAGTGAAGCTATGAGAGACTGGGCACTCAATGTTTCAACTACACATTATATTGTTGGTTCGGCAATTGGTCCTCATCCTTTCCCGACCATTGTGCGTGATTTCCAATCGGTGATTGGCGTAGAAGCAAAGTCACAATTTAAAAAACAAAATAAAAAACTTCCGAGTGCAATTGTTGCCTGTGTCGGAGGAGGGTCCAATTCCATTGGAATGTTCCATACCTTCCTTAAAGACAAACAGGTTGCCATTTACGGAGCCGAAGCTGGTGGACTTGGGCCAAAACCCGGAGAACATTCTGCAACTTTAACCTATGGTAAAACGGGTTTTTTACACGGTACAAAAACTTTAATCATCCAAGATGAATCTGGTCAAATTGTACCAGCACATTCCGTTTCTGCAGGGTTAGATTATCCGGGAGTGGGACCAGAACATGCTTACTTATCACAAACAGGAAGAGTCGACTATCGTATGGTAACAGACGAACAAGCATTAGACTGCTTTTTGGAAGTAACACGCATAGAAGGAATTATCCCAGCCTTAGAAACAGCTCATGCCTTTCACGTGGCTCGGGATGTTGCCCGCGATCTTGGAAAGAAAAAGGATTTGATTATTTGTCTTTCTGGTCGGGGCGACAAGGATGTAACGGAAGTTTTGCGTCTATTGGGTGAAAGAAGTAAATGA
- the trpA gene encoding tryptophan synthase subunit alpha produces MSKIKSLFDSGVFKSAFIPYFTLGDPNYNDSIEFGKTILDNGADILELGIPFSDPVADGPVIQRAAARSLKNTFSFDEIFRVTKAIHDHKPETPLVYLTYFNPIYHCGITKFLDRAKDSGIIGLVIPDLPFDTAESETLFRELKVRDMDLIHLVTPASEKKRIQALTKTSSGFIYYVTSFGVTGERREFSVDLKERIRFLKETIQLPICAGFGISTPDQANQISQYADGIIIGSAIQRIIEENGSDRSRAISALADYISKIRTSIS; encoded by the coding sequence ATGAGTAAAATAAAATCACTATTCGATAGCGGAGTTTTTAAGTCTGCTTTTATCCCCTACTTTACATTAGGTGATCCAAATTATAATGACTCTATCGAATTTGGAAAAACTATTTTAGACAACGGGGCCGACATTTTGGAACTTGGGATTCCTTTTTCGGATCCTGTTGCCGATGGACCCGTCATCCAAAGGGCCGCAGCCCGTTCCCTAAAGAATACGTTTTCCTTTGATGAAATTTTTCGTGTCACAAAAGCCATTCATGATCACAAACCAGAAACACCTCTAGTTTATTTAACTTACTTCAATCCTATCTACCACTGCGGGATTACCAAGTTTTTAGATCGTGCCAAAGACTCTGGGATCATTGGACTTGTGATTCCTGATTTACCATTTGATACTGCAGAAAGCGAAACCTTGTTTCGAGAATTAAAGGTCAGAGACATGGATCTCATCCATTTGGTGACACCTGCCTCAGAGAAAAAGAGAATCCAAGCTCTAACCAAAACATCTTCAGGATTTATTTACTATGTAACTTCTTTTGGTGTTACGGGAGAAAGACGTGAGTTCTCGGTGGATTTGAAGGAACGGATCCGGTTTTTGAAAGAAACCATCCAATTACCCATTTGCGCTGGGTTTGGAATCTCTACCCCAGACCAAGCCAACCAAATTTCGCAGTATGCGGATGGGATCATTATTGGATCTGCCATCCAAAGGATCATTGAAGAAAACGGATCGGATCGTTCGAGGGCCATTTCTGCTCTAGCAGATTACATTTCGAAGATCAGAACATCGATTTCCTAA
- a CDS encoding adenylate/guanylate cyclase domain-containing protein produces MSDKESKSLSILDYLSVTVAALGTLGVIISVVMTGWEYEFSFLIGGLLTLLTSSYFVYKTIEKVSKDKQKSGAIWLSYVIAIFMYTLVNTFQPLKDLEENSVSTRFQFLRGSNTKTESEGDTGRIEYIQFQPPAKARKDINIIGITTESLEKLQGTWPLPWSYYADIIDTFKESNNILMFDIFFVDYKPGQTEEMAAALQKNRNVLFDYPMEVSAESKEAVLNLEKRIDILRQYQIKKVIDENDGGISWVKFPQPPIEPISELSAGLGFANVKKDESGLNRKMPLVVKVYNSGRDRETEYFPSIDLLIVCKYYGIDVQRDVEVNMGHYIKLSNIPKKIIREFNIKERKFEERDVMQVPNEKREVVIPIDWEGQMEINFVGGRYSFKQNEIFEVTNDWDAELLEANQISNKIFLVAMYYATGRGASKDSHLSPFGDMSGIEHHAHAINTILNQDFLGTVPNWGIFLIYVGLGVMIGFLQPRMKTHIGFAIMLTQLLLYVVATLYIFQTFNLITVLPSVMIEQIVVFVAIIGFRILTEEENVKYIRQTFSKFVSKDVVDELLKHPDNLALGGSKREITIFFSDVRGFTTISEQLGPEDLVKLLNEYLSAMTDIIIEYKGTIDKYMGDAIMAFWGAPVPLEDHAYYACVAALAQLDYLKILQQKWAERNVPVIDIGCGLNSGPAVVGNMGSSHRMEYTCMGDTINLGSRLEGSNKMDTTNVIISEYTYEKVKDRVVTRELDLVRVKGKTQPVRIYELLGITNPEDMEKMKRPLQKAAT; encoded by the coding sequence ATGTCCGACAAAGAATCAAAATCGCTTTCGATTTTGGACTATCTCAGTGTTACCGTTGCCGCACTAGGAACACTTGGTGTGATCATTTCTGTCGTAATGACAGGGTGGGAATACGAATTTTCCTTCCTTATCGGCGGATTACTTACCCTACTTACTTCTTCTTACTTTGTATATAAGACCATTGAAAAGGTTTCTAAAGACAAACAGAAGTCAGGTGCCATTTGGTTGTCTTATGTGATCGCCATTTTCATGTATACCTTGGTAAATACTTTCCAACCACTCAAGGATTTGGAAGAAAATTCTGTATCCACACGATTCCAGTTTTTACGCGGATCCAATACAAAAACAGAAAGCGAAGGAGATACTGGTAGAATTGAATACATTCAATTCCAACCTCCAGCCAAAGCCCGTAAGGATATTAACATCATTGGTATCACAACGGAATCTCTAGAAAAACTACAAGGAACTTGGCCCTTACCTTGGAGTTACTATGCTGATATCATTGATACTTTCAAAGAATCGAACAACATTCTGATGTTCGATATTTTCTTCGTAGATTACAAACCCGGTCAAACAGAAGAGATGGCAGCTGCTCTTCAGAAGAACCGGAATGTCCTCTTTGACTACCCTATGGAAGTCAGTGCGGAGTCCAAAGAAGCGGTTCTCAATTTAGAAAAACGAATCGATATCCTTCGACAATACCAAATCAAAAAGGTAATCGATGAAAACGACGGTGGTATTTCCTGGGTTAAATTTCCTCAGCCACCAATCGAGCCAATCTCTGAACTTTCAGCAGGTCTTGGCTTTGCGAACGTAAAAAAAGATGAATCTGGTTTGAATCGTAAGATGCCTCTTGTCGTTAAGGTTTATAACTCAGGTAGAGACAGAGAAACAGAATATTTCCCTTCCATCGACTTACTCATTGTTTGTAAATACTACGGTATTGACGTACAAAGAGATGTGGAAGTCAATATGGGACATTATATCAAATTGTCCAACATTCCCAAAAAAATCATTCGAGAGTTCAACATCAAAGAACGTAAGTTTGAAGAAAGAGATGTGATGCAAGTTCCGAATGAGAAGAGAGAAGTTGTCATTCCTATTGATTGGGAAGGGCAAATGGAAATCAACTTTGTGGGTGGAAGATACTCTTTCAAACAAAATGAAATTTTCGAAGTCACAAACGATTGGGATGCTGAGTTACTCGAAGCAAACCAAATTAGTAATAAGATCTTTCTTGTTGCTATGTATTATGCAACGGGTCGGGGGGCATCCAAAGACTCCCACTTATCTCCGTTTGGTGATATGTCGGGAATCGAACACCACGCCCATGCAATCAATACAATCTTAAACCAAGACTTTTTGGGAACAGTGCCAAACTGGGGAATCTTTCTCATTTATGTAGGCCTTGGTGTGATGATTGGATTTTTGCAACCACGTATGAAAACTCATATCGGTTTTGCGATCATGTTAACCCAATTGTTACTTTATGTCGTGGCAACACTTTATATTTTCCAGACTTTCAATCTCATCACGGTTCTCCCATCGGTTATGATCGAGCAGATTGTGGTTTTTGTTGCCATCATCGGCTTTAGAATCTTAACAGAAGAAGAAAACGTAAAATACATTCGCCAAACCTTTTCCAAGTTCGTTTCAAAAGACGTCGTGGATGAACTTCTCAAACACCCTGATAATTTGGCTCTGGGTGGATCCAAACGAGAGATTACCATTTTCTTCTCGGACGTTCGTGGTTTTACCACCATCTCTGAACAGCTGGGTCCAGAAGATTTGGTGAAGTTACTGAACGAATACCTATCGGCAATGACGGATATCATCATTGAATACAAGGGAACCATTGATAAGTATATGGGAGATGCGATCATGGCATTTTGGGGTGCGCCCGTTCCTTTGGAAGACCATGCGTACTATGCTTGTGTGGCGGCTCTCGCTCAGCTTGATTATTTGAAAATCCTTCAACAGAAATGGGCAGAACGAAATGTTCCCGTGATCGATATTGGTTGCGGACTGAACTCTGGTCCAGCCGTTGTCGGGAACATGGGTTCTTCTCACAGGATGGAATATACCTGTATGGGAGACACAATCAACTTAGGATCGCGGTTGGAAGGGTCCAATAAAATGGACACCACAAATGTAATTATCTCTGAGTATACTTACGAAAAAGTGAAAGACCGCGTGGTCACTCGGGAGCTTGATTTAGTGCGAGTAAAAGGAAAAACCCAACCTGTCCGGATTTACGAATTGCTTGGAATCACAAACCCAGAAGATATGGAGAAAATGAAGCGGCCTCTCCAAAAGGCGGCAACATGA
- a CDS encoding site-2 protease family protein, which translates to MIVMILGAVFMLAVSIFIHELGHLLCGKLVGVEARIFSLGYGKGIWKKRIGKTIYQITAIPIGGYVLFRGDDYSRNKKPRQGDLLSTPPLRRMIPVLGGPFANLVLGFILLFILELSGDSPSSNRIFIEDANKVSSPAYSAGLRTGDQIISINGKKTESFEDIFTNVSLTSGDPVEVSYKREDETKTVQIVPNLYSAGGHPTIGVMPYGERRVVATFTYGEQISHFIANLLDRDDKSSVYFQEKIEERKDEIPEELLKQREVAEREKSLRRRALSFLKDGDMILQVAGVDVHTVPELQTELGKHQGKTIPVVVERKTYPLLTPWATETVTIQIPVLGANVFEFWDIKHPKFSELGISYFRLDSYDSEIENRLSNLKIQDKTFDKADTLSEYLNNNSGRKDIWIGNMKYSADINLKPIGLLGFRASMKFEAEKLQKESTIYSSFVGASNKVYENVSTTLKGIGMLFSGLLSPKENLSGPIGIVQIAGISLEYGWVTYLDFVAKISLALMVMNLLPIPMADGGHIVLYAYEAITGRPLPRKAIEAIFRVGFFFLIGLGLYVSFNDVMRIF; encoded by the coding sequence ATGATAGTAATGATACTCGGCGCCGTATTCATGTTAGCGGTTTCTATTTTTATCCATGAACTGGGGCACCTCTTATGTGGAAAATTAGTCGGAGTGGAAGCTCGGATTTTTTCGTTAGGTTATGGAAAAGGGATTTGGAAAAAAAGAATTGGAAAAACCATTTACCAAATCACAGCCATCCCGATTGGTGGGTATGTTCTTTTCCGTGGGGATGACTACAGCAGAAACAAAAAACCAAGGCAAGGCGATTTACTTTCTACACCACCGCTTCGGCGAATGATTCCAGTGCTCGGAGGTCCTTTCGCTAATTTAGTGTTAGGTTTTATTTTATTATTTATTCTGGAATTATCGGGAGACAGTCCTTCTTCCAATCGTATCTTTATTGAAGATGCTAATAAAGTTTCAAGTCCTGCTTACTCAGCAGGGCTTCGGACAGGCGACCAAATTATTTCTATCAACGGAAAAAAAACGGAAAGCTTCGAAGATATTTTTACCAATGTGAGTTTGACTTCTGGGGATCCCGTGGAAGTCAGCTATAAACGAGAGGATGAAACTAAAACCGTACAGATTGTCCCAAATTTATATTCTGCTGGCGGACATCCCACAATTGGAGTGATGCCTTATGGCGAAAGACGCGTTGTGGCTACTTTTACCTACGGGGAACAAATCAGTCATTTTATAGCGAACTTACTCGATCGTGATGATAAATCTTCTGTTTACTTCCAAGAAAAAATAGAGGAACGAAAGGATGAGATTCCAGAAGAACTCCTGAAACAAAGAGAGGTTGCGGAAAGAGAAAAATCATTACGCAGGCGAGCTCTCTCTTTTTTAAAAGACGGGGATATGATTTTACAAGTGGCTGGTGTGGATGTTCATACCGTTCCTGAATTGCAAACGGAACTAGGAAAACACCAGGGAAAAACAATTCCGGTCGTTGTGGAAAGAAAAACTTATCCACTCCTCACTCCTTGGGCTACAGAAACTGTTACCATCCAAATACCCGTATTAGGTGCGAATGTATTTGAGTTTTGGGATATCAAACATCCTAAATTTTCAGAATTAGGAATTTCTTACTTTAGATTGGATAGTTATGATTCGGAAATTGAGAATCGACTTTCTAATCTTAAAATCCAAGACAAAACCTTTGATAAAGCAGATACTCTTTCTGAATATTTGAATAACAACTCGGGACGAAAAGATATCTGGATTGGGAATATGAAGTATTCCGCAGATATCAATCTAAAACCAATTGGTTTATTAGGATTTCGAGCTTCTATGAAATTTGAAGCGGAAAAGTTACAAAAAGAATCTACCATATACTCTTCGTTTGTTGGTGCTTCGAATAAAGTCTATGAAAACGTATCCACTACCTTAAAAGGAATTGGCATGTTGTTTTCAGGACTTCTTTCTCCCAAAGAGAACTTGTCTGGCCCCATTGGTATTGTACAAATTGCTGGAATTAGTTTGGAATATGGTTGGGTGACTTACCTTGACTTTGTTGCAAAAATTTCCCTAGCACTTATGGTGATGAATTTACTTCCGATCCCTATGGCTGATGGCGGACATATTGTACTCTATGCGTATGAGGCAATTACTGGAAGACCACTTCCTAGAAAGGCCATTGAAGCCATCTTTCGAGTGGGATTTTTCTTTCTCATTGGGCTTGGACTTTATGTTTCCTTTAATGATGTGATGCGTATTTTTTAA
- a CDS encoding phosphatidate cytidylyltransferase, which produces MSETTLRILSAIVLTFVYVFMIFHSSWYYLEFFLFGCTLIYLGLKELYGFCKREDSKPFFGTGLLFSILIFAVYYIQFLGMQFEVTPPAYILEISKILRESFHPVPFLLISLSLILWILQILKRPLDGALFSVGATMLGPVYLAIPMGHFLLLLAFPFGAYYIFLVSVITFMSDAGAYFGGRWFGKHPAGLKISPKKTWEGYVTGNITAVVGVQILNVTWEHFSGVKLPIGVFESILLAFVVSVISVMGDLAESAMKRDAKIKDSGNLIPGHGGVLDLADALLFTVPVIYYYFLFKGILGYPV; this is translated from the coding sequence ATGAGTGAGACAACACTCCGTATTCTTTCTGCAATTGTATTAACATTTGTATATGTGTTTATGATCTTCCATAGTTCTTGGTATTACCTTGAGTTCTTTTTGTTCGGTTGCACCTTAATTTATTTGGGTTTAAAAGAACTTTATGGATTTTGCAAAAGAGAAGATTCCAAACCTTTTTTTGGCACAGGCCTTCTTTTTTCGATTTTAATTTTTGCTGTATATTACATCCAATTTTTAGGTATGCAGTTCGAGGTGACTCCTCCTGCGTATATACTTGAAATATCAAAAATTCTGAGAGAAAGTTTCCATCCCGTTCCTTTTTTACTCATATCCCTTTCACTTATACTTTGGATTTTACAAATCCTTAAACGACCGTTAGATGGTGCGCTCTTTTCTGTGGGAGCAACTATGTTGGGTCCCGTTTATTTAGCCATTCCTATGGGTCATTTTTTACTCCTCCTCGCATTTCCTTTTGGAGCCTATTATATCTTTTTAGTATCTGTGATTACTTTTATGAGCGATGCGGGTGCTTATTTCGGTGGTCGTTGGTTTGGCAAACACCCTGCTGGGCTTAAGATCTCTCCTAAAAAAACTTGGGAAGGGTATGTCACTGGAAATATTACAGCTGTTGTAGGTGTACAAATTCTCAATGTAACTTGGGAACACTTTAGTGGTGTGAAATTACCCATTGGAGTTTTTGAATCGATCCTTCTTGCTTTTGTAGTATCTGTGATTTCCGTTATGGGGGATTTAGCTGAGTCTGCAATGAAAAGAGATGCCAAAATCAAAGACTCTGGGAATCTAATTCCAGGTCATGGCGGGGTTCTCGATTTAGCAGATGCTCTTCTTTTTACCGTTCCAGTGATTTACTATTACTTTCTATTTAAGGGAATCCTCGGATACCCGGTCTGA
- a CDS encoding isoprenyl transferase, with amino-acid sequence MKFKTIPAHIAVIMDGNGRWAESQGKKRTEGHREGANAIDRLLDVALEYKIPNISLYAFSTENWKRPITEIQAIFGLLVEFIETRLDTIHTKGIRIHHSGARNKLSKTVLSKIDHAMAVTKKNKKLTANFCLNYGGHEEILSNFSRIMAVRKSKKETLDKPISPKEFEKYLYTSPLPPVDLLIRTAGEQRISNFLLWQSAYAEMYFTNTLWPDFGRTSLEEALLFFDSRKRKFGGLL; translated from the coding sequence ATGAAGTTCAAAACGATCCCTGCGCACATTGCTGTCATCATGGACGGAAATGGAAGGTGGGCCGAAAGCCAGGGGAAAAAAAGAACCGAAGGCCATAGAGAAGGGGCGAACGCAATCGATCGCCTTTTGGATGTGGCTTTGGAATACAAAATCCCCAACATCTCTCTTTATGCATTCTCCACAGAAAACTGGAAACGCCCCATCACTGAAATCCAAGCCATCTTTGGTTTGTTAGTTGAATTCATTGAGACTCGACTCGACACCATCCATACAAAGGGGATTCGCATTCATCACAGTGGCGCGAGAAACAAACTTTCTAAAACTGTTTTAAGTAAAATTGACCATGCTATGGCGGTCACAAAGAAGAACAAAAAACTCACTGCCAACTTTTGTCTGAACTATGGTGGGCACGAAGAGATTTTGAGTAACTTTTCTCGGATTATGGCAGTGCGGAAATCCAAAAAAGAAACCTTGGACAAACCCATAAGCCCTAAAGAATTTGAAAAATATTTGTATACATCCCCTTTACCACCCGTAGATTTATTGATCAGAACTGCGGGAGAACAAAGGATTTCCAATTTCCTTTTATGGCAGAGTGCGTATGCTGAAATGTATTTTACAAATACACTTTGGCCGGACTTTGGAAGAACCTCTTTGGAGGAAGCCCTTCTATTTTTTGATTCCCGAAAACGTAAATTTGGTGGTTTGTTATGA
- a CDS encoding proline--tRNA ligase — MKASSYLIPTAKEDPQDAVVASHKLMMRAGLVRKSAAGLYSYLPLGLRILKKIEGIVRSEMDRAGALEFQLPILTPSEIWKESGRWDKMGKEMFRLKDRHDNESCLGPTHEESFCVLVKPMVRSYKDLPINVYQIHTKFRDEIRPRFGVIRSREFTMKDAYSFHLDDESLDKTYQTMRKTYRRIFAGMGLATIPVQADSGNMGGSASEEFMVVSPIGEETLTICPSCQYSGNIEKTPVIQNPKTGKQPFAGSEKLHTPSKKTITEVAEFLKTKEENLLKAVALWADGTYVLVFLEGDRELNENKLKNHLGCNELRPMGPAEMEKLGLVPGFIGPGFSKSEQLKVIIDSLIDWNFAYISGANEVDHHTSGIKLTNFFKEEEVTKIDVSQAKVGDPCPSCGTGLTAEKGIEVGHIFKLGQKYSKAFDITVLNDKGKATTTTMGCYGIGVNRCMATVIEQCNDDKGIYWPVSIAPFTVCLVSIAKNPEDIAKIESIYQALVAAGIEVLWDDRDLGPGFKFKDSELIGFPIRLTLGKGFLEKGEITVLDRKSMVEETVPFTTNEDLVGKLQKQIQTLRETLQNAVEQVGT, encoded by the coding sequence ATGAAAGCTAGTTCCTATTTAATTCCTACCGCAAAAGAAGATCCGCAAGATGCTGTGGTAGCATCGCATAAGTTGATGATGAGAGCAGGTCTTGTTCGTAAATCTGCGGCGGGTCTTTATTCTTATTTGCCTTTAGGGCTTCGTATCTTAAAAAAAATCGAAGGTATTGTTCGTTCTGAAATGGATCGGGCTGGGGCTTTAGAATTCCAACTTCCGATTTTGACCCCAAGTGAAATTTGGAAAGAGTCGGGTCGTTGGGATAAAATGGGAAAAGAAATGTTTCGTTTGAAGGATCGTCATGACAACGAAAGTTGCCTTGGTCCCACACATGAAGAGTCTTTCTGTGTCCTCGTAAAACCCATGGTTCGTTCTTATAAAGACCTTCCCATCAATGTCTATCAAATCCATACAAAGTTTAGAGATGAAATTCGTCCGCGTTTTGGTGTGATTCGCTCTCGTGAATTTACCATGAAGGATGCCTATTCTTTTCATTTGGATGATGAGTCTTTGGATAAAACCTACCAAACCATGCGTAAAACTTATCGCAGGATCTTTGCTGGGATGGGACTTGCCACAATCCCCGTACAAGCGGACTCCGGGAATATGGGTGGATCTGCTTCCGAAGAATTTATGGTAGTATCTCCGATTGGAGAAGAGACACTCACTATTTGTCCATCTTGCCAGTATTCCGGAAATATTGAAAAAACTCCAGTGATCCAAAATCCAAAGACAGGTAAACAGCCGTTCGCTGGTTCGGAGAAACTCCACACTCCTTCGAAAAAAACCATCACGGAAGTTGCTGAGTTTTTAAAAACAAAAGAAGAAAATTTGCTAAAGGCTGTGGCTTTATGGGCAGACGGAACCTATGTTCTTGTCTTTTTAGAAGGGGACCGGGAACTTAATGAAAACAAACTAAAGAATCATTTGGGTTGTAATGAATTGAGACCTATGGGTCCTGCGGAGATGGAAAAACTCGGTCTTGTTCCGGGATTCATTGGTCCAGGATTTTCAAAATCAGAACAACTGAAAGTGATCATTGATTCTCTGATCGATTGGAACTTTGCTTATATCTCTGGTGCTAATGAAGTCGATCACCATACCTCAGGAATCAAACTTACCAACTTCTTTAAAGAAGAGGAAGTTACAAAAATCGACGTATCGCAAGCAAAGGTGGGCGATCCTTGTCCGAGTTGCGGAACTGGACTCACTGCGGAAAAAGGAATTGAAGTCGGGCATATCTTTAAGTTAGGCCAAAAGTATTCCAAAGCTTTTGACATTACCGTTCTGAATGATAAGGGTAAAGCCACTACAACAACTATGGGTTGTTATGGGATTGGTGTGAATCGTTGTATGGCCACTGTCATTGAACAATGTAATGATGATAAAGGGATTTATTGGCCAGTCTCTATTGCTCCATTTACTGTCTGTTTGGTGAGCATTGCAAAAAATCCAGAAGACATTGCCAAAATTGAATCTATCTACCAAGCTTTAGTGGCGGCTGGTATCGAAGTTCTTTGGGATGACCGTGACCTGGGCCCTGGTTTTAAGTTCAAAGATTCCGAACTCATTGGTTTTCCGATTCGCCTCACTTTAGGAAAAGGATTTTTGGAAAAGGGTGAGATTACCGTCCTTGATCGCAAATCCATGGTAGAGGAAACAGTTCCCTTCACAACGAATGAAGATTTGGTCGGCAAACTCCAAAAACAAATCCAGACCCTTCGTGAAACCCTGCAAAATGCTGTGGAGCAAGTGGGAACATGA